Below is a window of Chitinivibrionia bacterium DNA.
AATCCCGCTTCAACAGAGCAACGCAAGGTTTCAGACAACCGGGCTCGGCGTTTAAGCCGTTTATTTTTGCGGCGGCGTTTGACAACGGATTTACACCCGCAAGCGTTGTTGTTGACAGACCGATAACCATAGGCGATTGGCGTCCCGAAAACATAGGCAGAGAATTTTTCGGAGATGTTACCATCCGTCAAGCGCTTCGCAGGTCGCTTAATATGCCTGCTATTATTGTTGCAATGGAAGTCGGCTTGCGAAACGTCGTTGACCTTGCCAAAGCGATGGGTTTTTCTCGTGATATACGCGCAGTTCCCGCTTTGGCTTTGGGCGTGTGCGACGTGTCTAATCTTGAACTTACGAGAGCTTTTGCCGCGTTTGCCAATCAGGGTTTAATGCCGCAACAGTATTTTGTGGAAATGGTAAAAGACAGAAACGGAAGAGTAATATTCAGACACGAGCCGAGAAGCACTCAGGTTATCGACCCTGCTTTAGCGTCCCTTCTTACCCATACTATGCAAGACGTTGTTATCCGCGGAACAGGCGCAAGCATTCGTCATACGCACAATTTTATGCGTCCTTCGGCGGGAAAAACGGGAACGACTAACAATTTTGTTGACGCTTGGTACATCGGATATACCCCTCAGATTTCCACGGGAGTTTGGGTCGGCACGGACAGAAGTCAGACTATGGGGCAGGGAGTAACAGGCTCAAGCGGCGCTATTCCGATTTGGGCGCCCGTTATGCACGCGCTTCACCGCGATTTGCCCGTTGCGGAATTTGTTTATGCAAGCGAGGGACTTATAACTTTGGAATTATGCCCCGTTTCTAACGAAAGAGCGAGTATCCGTTGTCCCAATCCTTACCAGGAAATGTTTCTTATAGGAACGGTTCCGCCAACGTGCAATGTTCACGGAGCGTCTAATGTACGGGACGCCAGAGAAATTTTCGGAACTCAACCGACACATACACCTGCCACGCCAAGCGGCGGAGTAATGTTTTAATTTACGGGAGATAAAACACAATGAACGACAAGCAAAAACAGAAAACGCTGAAAAATTTGGCGTTTTGGACAATGTCTGAAATAAGCGCAGACGAAACACTATCCGCAAAAACCTTCAATAATGTTTGGATGGACAGCCGAAAACTCAAAAAAGGCGACGTTTTCGTCGCGCTCAAAGGCGAAGCGCAAGACGGACACGATTACGTTAAATCAGCATTCGATAATGGCGCCGTTGCCGCAATCGTCGAAAAAAAATGGTACGAAGAAAATCGTAAAAATTTTAACGAATATTATCTGATACCCGTCAAAGATACGCTTTATTCCATTCAAAAAGCGGCTCAGGCATATCGCAGGATTTTGCGGATTCCCGTAATTGCAATCGGCGGAAGCAACGGCAAAACAAGCACAACTTTAATGCTTAAAACGCTTCTTTCCAAAAGTTTCAAAATCGGCTCTACCATCGGAAATTTTAATAATCACATAGGCGTTCCCTTGTCGGTATTGTCGATGGACGGCGACGAAGAGTTTGCCATATTTGAACTCGGTGCAAACCACTGCGGAGAAATTGCCGAGCTCACCACGATAATAGAGCCCGATATGGGCGTAATTACAAATATCGGCTTTGACCACGTAGGGCTTTTCGGCGGCATAGAAAAAACCGCCGAAGCAAATTTTGAACTGGCGCGCGCCGTTTCAATAAAGCGCGGTATAATGCTTTTAAACGGCGACGACGAAAGAAGCCTCGCCCAAAACGAAATCGATATGGTGCAATCATACTATTTCGGCTTGGAAATTGGCAATCAAATTCGCGCCGAAAATCTGACTTGCAACGAATTCGGCTGTTATTCCTTTGACTACAACGGTTTTCGCTACGAAATTCCTATGGTGGGGGCGCATTGCGTTTATTCGCTTTTACCTGCGCTTTACTTTGCGCAGTCGTTCGGAATATCTCCGTATATTTTGCAGGAAGTAGTAAAAAACGAACTGAAACCCGCGAATATGCGAGGTGAAATAGAAATTATCGCAGGCAGAAAAATAATCGCCGACTGTTATAACGCAAATCCGTCGTCTATGGCAGTTGCACTAAAAATGCTCGACGATATTCCCACGCCTGCAAATCGAATAGCAGTTTTAGGAACAATGGGCGAACTCGGCGAATACGAAGAAGAACTTCACAAAGAAGTCGGGGCGTCTCTTGTAAATTTTAAGACAGACAAACTTATTGCAGTAGGGGAGCGCGCAAAAACAATGGCGGACGCGGCAATTTCGGCAGGTTTTGCCAAGGAAAACGTGTTTGTTTGCGACAATGCCGAAGAGGCGGGGAAACTTGCGTTTGATAATTCTGGTGAGAACGATTTGATTTTATTTAAGGGGTCTCGCAGTGCGGAATTAGAAAAGGCGATTGTGGTGTTTAGAACGTTTTAATAAAAACAAAAAAGGAGACGCGAGCATCGCGTCTCTACAAACAAATACGGGGGGGGGGCTGTGTAAGCCCCCTTATTCTTTTGTAATTATTTCTAATCGTGCATTGCCTAAAATTCCGCCTATGCCTGGTGAAAGTTGGTTTTGCGAATTTAGCGACGATGATGATGTGATAACCAAATTATTACGCTTGTCGGTTACATAATCCGTAATATCTATGCGATACGGCGGAAATATCAAATCCGTATGAAGCGGGCATTTAACAGGGGTTTCCAGTGTAATTTCGTCGTCGTCTTCGCCTTCTTGGGCGGTTGGTTTTTTATCGTTAAGCGCAATGTGTGTAGCGCCGCTTAAATCGTCGAATGCTAAAACCACCTGTTGATAGTTTTTCGGCACCTCAAAGTGATAGAGCGCCGAAGCCCGTCCGATTAAATACGGATAGCCTTTTGTGCTCCAAGAGCAGGTACGCGATTGTGTTTTATCTAAAATTTTCCAAGTGTTCGGTCCTCTTTCTACAGCTGTCGGCACCAAAACAAACGGCGGATATTCAACGGGGTCGGGCAGGTCGTGGTCGCCTGTTTTGCGAATTGTAATTGTGTTCGGCTTGTC
It encodes the following:
- the murF gene encoding UDP-N-acetylmuramoyl-tripeptide--D-alanyl-D-alanine ligase; the encoded protein is MNDKQKQKTLKNLAFWTMSEISADETLSAKTFNNVWMDSRKLKKGDVFVALKGEAQDGHDYVKSAFDNGAVAAIVEKKWYEENRKNFNEYYLIPVKDTLYSIQKAAQAYRRILRIPVIAIGGSNGKTSTTLMLKTLLSKSFKIGSTIGNFNNHIGVPLSVLSMDGDEEFAIFELGANHCGEIAELTTIIEPDMGVITNIGFDHVGLFGGIEKTAEANFELARAVSIKRGIMLLNGDDERSLAQNEIDMVQSYYFGLEIGNQIRAENLTCNEFGCYSFDYNGFRYEIPMVGAHCVYSLLPALYFAQSFGISPYILQEVVKNELKPANMRGEIEIIAGRKIIADCYNANPSSMAVALKMLDDIPTPANRIAVLGTMGELGEYEEELHKEVGASLVNFKTDKLIAVGERAKTMADAAISAGFAKENVFVCDNAEEAGKLAFDNSGENDLILFKGSRSAELEKAIVVFRTF